The Mycobacterium avium subsp. avium genomic sequence CATCGGGTCGTTCGTCGCCCTGCTGGCCGGCATCGCCGCCGGTGTCGGGGTGTGGGTGGCGCTCAACGGCGTGAATCCGATCGGCTGAGCGGCGTTTTCACCGGTTTCACTGGTACGGGTTGGGCACCCGGCCGGCGCTGGCCCGGGTCAGCTCCGGCAGCGTCGCGAACGTGACCGCCGGCAGGCGCAGCTCGTCGCCGCTTTTCAGGCGGGCGCGCGCCCAGGAACCACGATGGAAACGCAGCCCGTCGATGTCGTCCCAGCGCACCGTCCGGCTGTCCAGCAGCGTGCGCACGGTCACGCCGTGATCGTCGGCGACGGTCCGCAACCGCACGATCAGCGCCGAAAGCAGCACCGGCAGCAGCAGCAACGGCGCCGACGGCGGCCAGAGCATCACCGGTATCAGCAGGCCCAAGGTCAAAAACCCGACGGCCAGGTGCGCGACGGGTGACACCTTGATCACCACCGGGGCCGCAGCGGGCGGTGGGGACGGTACTGGGGACGACGAACCACGGGCCACCCGACCATCATTTCACCCTGAGCAGCGGGGCGCCCACGGCCACGGATTTGACTGCTGAGCTGTGCGAAGACTACCGTCGAGCGCTATGGATACCGCCGGAAAGCCCGGGATGCTCGTAGTAATTAGGCGCGTTGGTGCCTGAGTTGCCCGTCAGCATGTGAAGCAATCCAGCACCAACGCGCAACCCTCGTGCAGCACAAGCTGTCGGGGGTTTTTTGTTGCCCCGCGAGACTCCCAGAGTGAATAAGGACTGATCGACAGTGAGCGCTCCCACCAGGCGGCCCGCCCCCGACGCACCCGGCGCTGCCGGCATCGCCCCGGCCCCGCCGGCCCCGGCCGCGAAGCCCGCCGCCGGCAAGCCGAAACGCATTGGGCCCGAACAAGTTACCGGCGCGCAATCGGTGATCCGATCGCTGGAGGAGCTCGGCGTCGAGGTGATCTTCGGCATTCCCGGCGGCGCGGTGCTGCCGGTCTATGACCCGCTGTTCGACTCCAAGAAGCTGCGGCACGTGCTGGTCCGCCACGAGCAGGGCGCCGGTCACGCCGCCAGCGGCTACGCGCACGCCACCGGCAAGGTCGGTGTCTGCATGGCCACCTCCGGTCCGGGCGCCACCAACCTGGTCACGGCGTTGGCCGATGCCCAGATGGACTCGATCCCCGTCGTCGCCGTCACCGGCCAGGTGGGACGCACGCTGATCGGCACCGACGCCTTCCAGGAGGCCGACATCTCCGGCATCACCATGCCGATCACCAAGCACAACTTCCTGGTCCGCTCCGGCAACGAAATCCCGCAGGTGCTTGCCGAGGCGTTCCACATCGCCGCCTCCGGCCGCCCCGGCGCGGTGCTCGTCGACATCCCCAAGGACGTGCTGCAGGGCCAGTGCACGTTCAGCTGGCCGCCGCGCATCCACCTGCCCGGGTACAAGCCGACCACCAAACCGCACAGCCGGCAGATCCGGGAAGCCGCCAAGCTGATCGCGGCCGCCCGCAAACCGGTGCTGTACGTAGGCGGCGGTGTCATCCGCGGGGAGGCCAGCGAGCAGCTGCGCGAACTGGCCGAGCTGACCGGCATCCCGGTGGTGACCACGCTGATGGCCCGCGGCGCGTTCCCGGACAGCCACCGTCAGCACCTGGGCATGCCCGGGATGCACGGCACCGTCGCGGCGGTGGCGGCCCTGCAGCGCAGCGACCTGCTGATCGCGCTGGGTACGCGGTTCGATGACCGGGTGACCGGCAAGCTGGACACCTTCGCCCCGGAAGCCAAGGTCATCCACGCCGACATCGACCCGGCCGAGATCGGCAAGAACCGGCATGCCGACGTGCCGATCGTCGGCGACGTCAAGGCCGTCATCGCCGAACTGGTCGAGATGCTGCGCCACGACGGGGCGCCCGGCAATCTCGACATCGCCGACTGGTGGGCCTACCTCGACGACGTCCAGTCCACCTATCCGCTGAGCTACGGCCCGCAGAGCGACGGCAGCCTCGGGCCCGAGTACGTCATCGAGAAGCTGGGCCAGATCGCCGGGCCGGACGCCCTGTACGTGGCGGGCGTGGGTCAGCATCAGATGTGGGCGGCCCAATTCATCTCCTACGAGAAGCCGCGCACCTGGCTCAATTCCGGCGGCCTGGGCACCATGGGGTTCGCCATTCCGGCCGCGATGGGCGCCAAGATGGGCCGTCCGGAGGCCGAGGTGTGGGCGATCGACGGCGACGGTTGTTTCCAGATGACCAACCAGGAGCTGGCCACCTGCGCCGTCGAGGGCATCCCGATCAAGGTGGCGCTGATCAACAACGGCAACCTGGGCATGGTGCGCCAGTGGCAGACCCTGTTCTACGAAGAGCGGTATTCGCAAACGGATCTGGCCACCCACTCGCACCGCATCCCGGACTTCGTCAAGCTCGCCGAGGCGCTGGGCTGCGTCGGATTGCGTTGCGAGCGTGAGGAAGACGTCGTCGACGTGATCAACGCTGCCCGGGCGATCAACGACCGGCCGGTGGTGATCGACTTCATCGTCGGCGCCGACGCGCAGGTGTGGCCGATGGTGGCCGCCGGCACCAGCAACGACGAGATCCAGGCCGCCCGCGGGATCCGCCCGCTGTTCGACGACGAGACCGAAGGGCACGCCTGATGAGTCCGCAGACGCACACGCTGTCGGTGCTGGTCGAAGACAAACCGGGTGTGCTCGCCCGGGTGGCGGCGCTGTTCAGCCGGCGCGGTTTCAACATCGAATCGCTTGCGGTCGGTGCCACCGAGCAGAAGGACATGTCGCGGATGACGATCGTGGTCTCCGCCGAGGAGACCCCGCTCGAGCAGATCACCAAGCAGCTCAACAAGCTGATCAACGTCATCAAGATCGTTGAGCTGGAGGACGGCAACTCGGTGTCGCGGGAATTGGCGTTGATCAAGGTGCGCGCCGACGCCGGCACCCGCAGTCAGGTGATCGAGGCGGTGAACCTGTTCCGCGCCAAGGTGATTGACGTTTCGCCGGAGGCGCTGACGATCGAGGCCACCGGTGACCGCGGCAAGATCGAGGCGCTGCTGCGGGTGCTGGAGCCCTTCGGCATCCGTGAGATCGTCCAATCGGGAGTGGTGTCGCTGTCCCGCGGTCCGCGCGGAATCGGCACGGCCAAGTAAGTTTTCAGCTGCAACGAGAAGGAGATAGTGAAGTGGCTAACCCGTCCGGGGAGACATTGCCGATGTTCTACGACGACGATGCGGACCTGACCATCATCCAGGGTCGCAAGGTCGGCGTCATCGGATACGGCAGCCAGGGGCATGCGCACTCGCTGAGCCTGCGCGACTCCGGCGTGCAGGTGAAGGTGGGCCTGAAGGAGGGTTCGAAGTCGCGCGCCAAGGTTTCCGAGCAGGGCCTCGACGTCGACACCCCGGCCGCGGTGGCCAAGTGGGCCGACGTCATCATGCTGCTGGCCCCCGACACCGCGCAGGCCGACATCTTCAAAAACGACATCGAGCCGAACCTGTCGGACGGCGACGCATTGTTTTTCGGTCACGGGCTCAACATCCACTTCGGCCTGATCAAGCCGCCCGCCGAGGTCACCGTCGCGATGGTCGCCCCCAAGGGGCCCGGCCACCTGGTGCGCCGCCAGTTCGTCGACGGCAAGGGCGTGCCCTGCCTGATCGCCGTCGACCAGGACCCGACCGGCAAGGGCGAGGCGCTGGCGCTGTCCTACGCCAAGGCCATCGGCGGCACCCGGGCCGGCGTCATCAAGACCACCTTCAAGGACGAGACCGAGACCGACCTGTTCGGTGAGCAGGCCGTGTTGTGCGGTGGCACAGAGGAATTGGTGAAGGCCGGTTTCGACGTGATGGTCGAGGCGGGCTACCCGCCGGAGATGGCGTACTTCGAGGTGCTGCACGAGCTCAAGCTGATCGTCGACCTGATGTACGAGGGCGGCATCGCGCGGATGAACTACTCGGTGTCCGACACCGCGGAGTTCGGTGGCTATCTGTCCGGGCCCCGCGTCATCGACGCCGGGACCAAGGACCGGATGCGGGAGATCCTGCGCGACATCCAGAACGGCGACTTCGTCAAGAAGCTGGTCGCCAACGTCGAGGGCGGCAACAAGCAACTCGAGCAGCTGCGCAAGGAGAACGCCGAGCACCCGATCGAGGTGGTCGGCAAGCGGCTGCGCGACCTGATGAGCTGGGTCGACCGGCCGATCACCGAGACGGCCTAGCGCTTTCGTCGACCGTCACGCTGGCGTGACACTCGGTCACCGGTGTCACGCTGGCGTGACGTTCGTCAGCTAGGAAGCCAGCCGTCCCGCCGTCTCGACCACCCGGCGGGCCAGATGGTCGAGGGCGTTCGCGGTGGGCTCGTCGAACTCGTGGATGTTGTCGTGGGTGGTGACCAGGCTTGCCCCGTACGGGTTGCCGTCGACGAACTTGGACGGATCGGTGTAGCCCGGCGCCACGATGATGCCCCCGAAATGCATCAGCGTGATGTACAGCGACAGCAGCGTGGTTTCCTGGCCGCCGTGCAGGGTGTTGGACGAGGTGAACGCCGCATACACCTTGTCGGCGAGCTTGCCTTGCGCCCACAGTCCGCCCAGCGAGTCGAGAAACGCGCGCAGTTGCGCGGCGGGCGAGCCGAAGCGGGTCGGGGAGCCGAAGATCACCGCGTCGGCCCAGACGATGTCGTCGCCGGTGGCCGCCGGAAGGTCTTTCGTCGCTTGGTAATTGGCCGTCCAGGCCGGATTGTGGGCGAACGATTCCGGGTCCTGGGTTTCGGCGACGTGCCGCAGCCGGACCTGCGCCCCGGCCGACTCGGCGGCCGCGGCGACGCGTCGCGCCATCGTGGTGCCATGTCCGGTGGCCGAGTAGTAGATGATCGCGAGTTTGGTCATGGAGCCAGCCTAGGCATGTCGAGGCCGAACTCGCGGCGCAACAGCGTGCGGGCGGCGTAGTAGCCGGCCATGCCGTGCACGCCCCCGCCGGGCGGGGTGGCCGCGGAGCACAGATACACCTTGGGAATCGGTGTGCTCCAAGGGTTTACCCGTGGCGTGGGCCCCGCGATCGCCCGCCACGCGGAGTTGCCGCCGATCCCGATGTCGCCGCCCACGTAGTTGGCGTTGTGATCGCACAACCGGGCGGCCGGTATCGCGCGCGCCGCGACCACGACGTCGTGGAAACCGGGCGCGAACCGCTCGACCACCGCGGTGACGGCCTCGGTGGCGTCGAGTGTGGACCCCGCCGGCACGTGGGCGTAGGTCCAGAACGGGCGACGGCCGGCGGCGTCGATGCGGCCGGGGTCGGCGACGTGCGGGGAGGCGGCCAGCACCATCGGCCACTGCGCGTGCCGGCCGGCGGCGATGTCGGCTTCGGCGCGGGCCATCTGCTCCCGGGTGCCGCCCAGGTGCAGGGTGGGGGCCTGCCGCAGCCGCGGGTCCGACCACGGGATCTCGTCGGAAAGCACGAAGTCGACCTTCGCGACGCCGGGCCCAAAGGTGTAGCGCTGCAACGCTTTCGCGTACCGGGGTGGCAGAGCGTCACCGTAGATCCGCAGCAGGGCGGTCGGCGCTGTGTCGTAGGCGACCACACCGCCCGGAGGTTTGGTGACCTCGGCGCCCGCGGTGAGTTCGCCGCCGTGCGCGCGCAGGTCGGCGATCAGCGCGTCGGTGATCGCCTGGCTGCCGCCGACCGGGATCGGCCAGCCGACCGAATGCGCCAGCGTGGCCAGCATCAACCCGGCGCCGGCCGCCGTCAACGACGGCATCCGCGAAATGATATGGGCGGCAACGCCGGTGAACAGCGCGCGGGCGTCCTCGCCGGCCAGCGTCCCCCAGGCGGGCGTGCCCTGGGCGAGCATCCGCAGCCCGAGCCGCAACGCCGACGTCGGCGAGTTCGGCAGCGAACGCTTGTCGCCCAGCAGCAGGGCCACCACGTCCTCGGAGCGGGCGACCAACGGGCCGAGCAACCGCCGGAAGGACGCGCCGTGCTCCAGTTCGGCGCAGGTGCGGTCCAGATCGCGGTAGGCGATCGCCGCCGGGCGGCCCGGCAGCGGGTTGGCGTAGGAGATCTCCGGCACCGCCAGTTGCACGCCGCGGGCGGGCAGGTCGAACTCGGCGAAGAACGGCGAGGCCAGTGCCAGCGGATGCACCGCCGAGCAGATGTCGTGCAAAACTCCCGCTGAGTCGGGGTCGGCCGCGGTGCGCGCGCCGCCACCGAAGGTCGGTTGAGCTTCCACGACCTGCACTTTCAGGCCGGCCCGGGCGCAGATGAGCGCAGCGGTCAGCCCGTTGGGTCCGCTGCCGACGATGGTGACGTCCACCCGTCAATTACAGCCGATAGGCTGGCCGGGTGAATCTGCCAGTTGTACTCATTGCCGACAAACTCGCCGAATCAACCGTCGCGGCCCTGGGTGACCAGGTCGAAGTGCGCTGGGTAGACGGGCCCGACCGGGAGAAGCTGCTGGCGGCCGTGCCGGAGGCCGACGCGCTGCTGGTGCGCTCGGCCACCACCGTCGACGCCGAGGTGCTGGCGGCCGCGCCCAAGCTGAAGATCGTCGCGCGCGCCGGGGTGGGCCTGGACAACGTCGACGTGGACGCCG encodes the following:
- the ilvN gene encoding acetolactate synthase small subunit, yielding MSPQTHTLSVLVEDKPGVLARVAALFSRRGFNIESLAVGATEQKDMSRMTIVVSAEETPLEQITKQLNKLINVIKIVELEDGNSVSRELALIKVRADAGTRSQVIEAVNLFRAKVIDVSPEALTIEATGDRGKIEALLRVLEPFGIREIVQSGVVSLSRGPRGIGTAK
- a CDS encoding PH domain-containing protein; amino-acid sequence: MVIKVSPVAHLAVGFLTLGLLIPVMLWPPSAPLLLLPVLLSALIVRLRTVADDHGVTVRTLLDSRTVRWDDIDGLRFHRGSWARARLKSGDELRLPAVTFATLPELTRASAGRVPNPYQ
- the wrbA gene encoding NAD(P)H:quinone oxidoreductase; its protein translation is MTKLAIIYYSATGHGTTMARRVAAAAESAGAQVRLRHVAETQDPESFAHNPAWTANYQATKDLPAATGDDIVWADAVIFGSPTRFGSPAAQLRAFLDSLGGLWAQGKLADKVYAAFTSSNTLHGGQETTLLSLYITLMHFGGIIVAPGYTDPSKFVDGNPYGASLVTTHDNIHEFDEPTANALDHLARRVVETAGRLAS
- a CDS encoding phytoene desaturase family protein produces the protein MDVTIVGSGPNGLTAALICARAGLKVQVVEAQPTFGGGARTAADPDSAGVLHDICSAVHPLALASPFFAEFDLPARGVQLAVPEISYANPLPGRPAAIAYRDLDRTCAELEHGASFRRLLGPLVARSEDVVALLLGDKRSLPNSPTSALRLGLRMLAQGTPAWGTLAGEDARALFTGVAAHIISRMPSLTAAGAGLMLATLAHSVGWPIPVGGSQAITDALIADLRAHGGELTAGAEVTKPPGGVVAYDTAPTALLRIYGDALPPRYAKALQRYTFGPGVAKVDFVLSDEIPWSDPRLRQAPTLHLGGTREQMARAEADIAAGRHAQWPMVLAASPHVADPGRIDAAGRRPFWTYAHVPAGSTLDATEAVTAVVERFAPGFHDVVVAARAIPAARLCDHNANYVGGDIGIGGNSAWRAIAGPTPRVNPWSTPIPKVYLCSAATPPGGGVHGMAGYYAARTLLRREFGLDMPRLAP
- the ilvC gene encoding ketol-acid reductoisomerase encodes the protein MFYDDDADLTIIQGRKVGVIGYGSQGHAHSLSLRDSGVQVKVGLKEGSKSRAKVSEQGLDVDTPAAVAKWADVIMLLAPDTAQADIFKNDIEPNLSDGDALFFGHGLNIHFGLIKPPAEVTVAMVAPKGPGHLVRRQFVDGKGVPCLIAVDQDPTGKGEALALSYAKAIGGTRAGVIKTTFKDETETDLFGEQAVLCGGTEELVKAGFDVMVEAGYPPEMAYFEVLHELKLIVDLMYEGGIARMNYSVSDTAEFGGYLSGPRVIDAGTKDRMREILRDIQNGDFVKKLVANVEGGNKQLEQLRKENAEHPIEVVGKRLRDLMSWVDRPITETA
- a CDS encoding acetolactate synthase large subunit, which translates into the protein MSAPTRRPAPDAPGAAGIAPAPPAPAAKPAAGKPKRIGPEQVTGAQSVIRSLEELGVEVIFGIPGGAVLPVYDPLFDSKKLRHVLVRHEQGAGHAASGYAHATGKVGVCMATSGPGATNLVTALADAQMDSIPVVAVTGQVGRTLIGTDAFQEADISGITMPITKHNFLVRSGNEIPQVLAEAFHIAASGRPGAVLVDIPKDVLQGQCTFSWPPRIHLPGYKPTTKPHSRQIREAAKLIAAARKPVLYVGGGVIRGEASEQLRELAELTGIPVVTTLMARGAFPDSHRQHLGMPGMHGTVAAVAALQRSDLLIALGTRFDDRVTGKLDTFAPEAKVIHADIDPAEIGKNRHADVPIVGDVKAVIAELVEMLRHDGAPGNLDIADWWAYLDDVQSTYPLSYGPQSDGSLGPEYVIEKLGQIAGPDALYVAGVGQHQMWAAQFISYEKPRTWLNSGGLGTMGFAIPAAMGAKMGRPEAEVWAIDGDGCFQMTNQELATCAVEGIPIKVALINNGNLGMVRQWQTLFYEERYSQTDLATHSHRIPDFVKLAEALGCVGLRCEREEDVVDVINAARAINDRPVVIDFIVGADAQVWPMVAAGTSNDEIQAARGIRPLFDDETEGHA